The genomic region GCCGTTTGCCGTAGAAGGGAAGTGCGTACTCGTAATCTTTCTTGCCGACCATGCTCTCAGGCGGCACCCCGGTCAACCGTGCGAGCTCTCTGCTCCAGACGAGCACGCGCCCCTCCATGTCGATGATGAGCGTGGCATCGGGCATGAAGTCGATGATGTTCAGAAGGTGCTGGTGGGAATGACGCAGCTCGTTTTCGAGGTTCTTTCGCTCGGTCACCTCGGTCTCTAGCTGCAGGTTCTTTTCGCGCACCCGGGCCTCGCCGTCGCAGCGCTCCACTTCGAGAGACATGGTCCTTCGGGTGATGAAACCGATGGCGGTAATCCCAAGGAGCCAGATCCCTGCGTAACTCACCAGGCCCCCCTGCATCTGCGTCCGTGCCGCGTCGTAGAACGGTTCGAGTGGAATGGATACGTTGGTGCCGCCGCGCAACTCCCCCACCTTGATCCCGGTCCACGCGTGACACTTGAGGCAGGAGTCCTCCATGATCAACGGTTCCATCATTCGCAGATACGGCTTGCCGTCGATATCCACCACGCCGTGGTAATCCTGTCGCGTCCCCTCGACGATGAACAGCGCGGTCCTCTCCCATTCGTCGGGGGCGTCCACCGGGTTCAGGTACAGCCGCGAGGTGATCCTGGTTTTCACGCCGTAGAGCTGCGGGGCTTCCCTGGTGATCTCGTTCATGATCATGGCGGGGTTTTTCAGGGTGAGTCTCTCACCTTCCGTTGTCGTGATGTCACGGTCAGGAACATGGTTGAGAAAGGGGGTCGGGGTAACCTGCTCTCCCAGCGGCAGGTACATATTCCCGCGTTTCCCGGCCCATTTTCTGAAGGCCAGGTCCTTGGCGAGGGAAATCCGCGCCTCGGTTTCCGCGAGCTGGAGCGCCTGATGCCGCGCCTGCTGCACGGTCCAGGCCGCAGCACCCGCTATCAGCAGGGTCCAGACGGCGGCGGTAGCCAGCCCCCTGATTTTGATGATGTTGACGTTAGTGGTTCTCAGGAAGAATATTTGTTGCAGTTGGTTCACCTCAGCCTGTCTCCCTGTGGTTAAGTAAGAGTGGCCGGCAACATGGGAAAGGGTCTGCGGACGACTTTTATGTCACATGGTAGGTATTTGTGAGACCGCTTCCAAAGCTGGTCAGTCAAAAAAGAATCGCAGCACTGCGACGCATGCAACCGGCGGAATACTGCTCTTTATCGGTGACTATGCCAGTAACTTGATGGGTACAATCGAAACGGAAGGTTCGGAACACCCACTGCTGTCCATAGCCAGCTGTGGGTTTTTCGTAATTTGATGGTGCAGAAACAAATTACAGCCTTCCTGGAGAGGAAAAAGCCTGCTATTTTCAGATGTTGTTGGGATAATACCCGCCATGAAACGTGTTACAATGAAAAGGAACTGGTCCCGCTAGCCTGAGGCTGCGGTACCTTTGTGTGCAAAGAGGGAGAGGCCTGAGAGTGCCATGAACCAACAAGCCTGGCGTACGATTCTTTTTATGATGTTGGCTGCGATCCTGTTCAATATGGGTTACAGCTACCTGCTGCGCGATGCACAGCAGAGTGCCGAGATAAGCTACAGCCGCTTTCGCAGCGAACTTGCCGGCAACAATCTGAAAAAGGTCCGGTTCAAGGGGACGGCCGTCCGCGGTGAATTCCTGAAGAAGATTCTGGTGTCCAACACGGTACAGGGGAAAGAGGTCACGCGGGAAGTGGGTGCCTTCTCCACCACCATGCCGGCGCCGGCCGATCCGGCGCTCATTGCGGAACTGACTGCTCACAAGGTGGAGATCATCGCCGCTTCCACCGAAGCATCGCCCCTGATGTCTTTTCTCCTGTCGATCCTTCCCTGGCTGCTGATAATTGGCGTCTGGTGGTACATCGCCCGCAACGTCCGTAACCAGATGGGCTCCGGGGGGATGTTCGGCAGCTTCGCCAAATCCGGAGCAAAGATGTACGGCACCGGGGAGAAGGTCAATGTCACCTTTGACGATGTGGCCGGCATGGAGAACAGCAAACTGGAGCTGAAGGAAATCGTCGACTACCTGAAGGAACCTGAGAAGTTTCGTCGCGTTGGGGGCAAGGTGCCGAAGGGGGTACTGCTGGTGGGGCCTCCGGGCACCGGGAAGACCCTGCTGGCGCGGGCGGTGGCGGGAGAGGCGGGGGTCAACTTCTTTACCATCTCCGCATCCCAGTTCATAGAGATGTTTGTAGGGGTCGGCGCCAGCCGAGTCCGGGACCTTTTCACCAGTGCCAAGAAGGGTGCGCCGAGTATCATCTTCATCGACGAGATCGATGCCGTCGGGCGCAGCCGCGGCACCGGCTTGGGTGGCGGCCATGACGAACGGGAGCAGACGCTGAATCAGCTTCTGTCCGAAATGGACGGTTTTGACCAGCACGAGGAGGTGATCGTGTTAGCAGCAACTAACCGCCCCGATGTGCTCGATCCGGCGTTGCTGCGCCCTGGCCGCTTCGACCGGCATGTAGTGATCGAACGGCCGGACTGGCGGGACCGGGAAAAAATACTCAGGGTTCATACGCGCAAGATCGCGATGGCCGAAGGAATCGATTTCGTAATTATCGCCAAGGGGACTCCCGGAATGACCGGCGCCGACCTGGAGAACCTGGTCAACGAGGCGGCCATTCTTGCTTCGCGGGAGGGGGCCGCCGCAGTCACCATGGCCCACCTGGAGCAGGCCAAGGACAAGCTCCTGATGGGTGGCGAACGCAAAATGGTCATTTCTGACAACGAGAAGCGGATCACCGCCTACCATGAGGCAGGGCATACCCTGATTGCCACGCTGCTCCCCGGAACGGATCCGATCCACAAGGTAACGATCATACCCCACGGGATGGCGCTGGGGATCACCCAGCAACTCCCAGAGGATGACCGCTACTATTACCCCCGGAGCTATCTGGAAAACCGCCTCAGTGTCGCCTTGGGGGGGAGGGCTGCCGAGCGGCTTGTCTTTGGAGAAGTCTCCACCGGCGCCAAGAGTGACCTGAAAATGGTTACCGATCTGGCCGAGAAGATGGTCTGTCAGTGGGGGATGAGCGAAAAGATCGGGCCGGTTGTATTTACCCGCGGCGAAGAGCATCCCTTCCTGGGGCTTAAGCTGGCCGAGGAAAAGGGATTTTCGGAGGCGATGGCCTGGAGGATCGACCAGGAGATCATTGCGCTGATCCGGCAATGCGAAAAGGTTGCTGATCGGCTGCTGGCGGAGCACCGAGCCCGTCTGGACGCCTTGGCGAAAGCCCTGCAGGAAGAGGAGACCCTTGACGGTGCCCGGGTGGAGGAGGTCCTTCACCCCGTCCGCCGCGTAGTACCAGATCAGTAACTTGCTCATTCCTGCTTCCTTGGCGATTTCATTGAGGCTGAGATCGCTGCCTAGATGCTCCTGCATGCAGCAGATTGCCCGGTCAAGACCTAACGGCATATGGGACCGGAGTACAAGGTCATGCGTGGTGCCCTTTCCCAAATCCCCCACCCTGAGCGATTCCCGCGTCTCGTTGCAACAGCGCCGCAATTTTAGGAGGGCAATGACGTTTTGTTCGATCTCGGAAAAGGAGACGGGTTTACTGAAATAGTTTCGGGCCCCGGCTCTGAACACCCTGACAGCCATCTCTTCGTTGACAAGATCTGCCAGAAAGATGATCGGTACCGAGGTGAATTCCTATTTCAGGCCTGACAGAATGGAAAGCCCCATTTCAGCGTCGTGGCCGCTGTCAAGGATGAGGAGCCCCACTCCCCCCTTTCGAAGCGACACGGTGGCCTGCTCGTGGGAAGTGGTCGTCACTAGTGCCTGCCCAATTCGGAGCATTTGGTAGAATGGCCGGATTTCCTCGTCCGCGATGACCAGAACCGATTCGTTCTCTGCCATATCTAAACCCTCCAAGCAACTCCCAATAATCATCACTCTCTGTATGTAGCGTTTATCCTACTTGCCGTTGGTCTGGTGCCACCGCACGGAATCCGGAAAGAAGAGGGGACTGCCATAACGCTCTACGCAGACTACTTCCGTGATTCCCGGGATATTAAAGGGGGTATAGGCCGTTTTTGTGGTACAGCACTGGCAGTCAATGGAGCACGCGCAGCAACGTGATTCGGTTACCGCGGCTTTCGCGGACCCGGTGCAAAATAGCGGCCCACCTTTTCATCCAGTTCGTCAATCCAACCCGCTTTTGAGTCGGGAAAGGCGTCCGCGTAGGGCACGTACGGTTTGATATCCAGAACAGGTGTGCCGTCCAGGAGGTCAACGCCGCGCAGGTGCAAGGTCTTTCCCTCGACCTTCACCAGGCTCACCGCCGAGAGCCCAATGGAATTTGGACGATGCGGCGAACGGGTTGCCAGCACCCCGCGCTTTGGCCCCCCGCGCGGAG from Citrifermentans bremense harbors:
- the ftsH gene encoding ATP-dependent zinc metalloprotease FtsH → MNQQAWRTILFMMLAAILFNMGYSYLLRDAQQSAEISYSRFRSELAGNNLKKVRFKGTAVRGEFLKKILVSNTVQGKEVTREVGAFSTTMPAPADPALIAELTAHKVEIIAASTEASPLMSFLLSILPWLLIIGVWWYIARNVRNQMGSGGMFGSFAKSGAKMYGTGEKVNVTFDDVAGMENSKLELKEIVDYLKEPEKFRRVGGKVPKGVLLVGPPGTGKTLLARAVAGEAGVNFFTISASQFIEMFVGVGASRVRDLFTSAKKGAPSIIFIDEIDAVGRSRGTGLGGGHDEREQTLNQLLSEMDGFDQHEEVIVLAATNRPDVLDPALLRPGRFDRHVVIERPDWRDREKILRVHTRKIAMAEGIDFVIIAKGTPGMTGADLENLVNEAAILASREGAAAVTMAHLEQAKDKLLMGGERKMVISDNEKRITAYHEAGHTLIATLLPGTDPIHKVTIIPHGMALGITQQLPEDDRYYYPRSYLENRLSVALGGRAAERLVFGEVSTGAKSDLKMVTDLAEKMVCQWGMSEKIGPVVFTRGEEHPFLGLKLAEEKGFSEAMAWRIDQEIIALIRQCEKVADRLLAEHRARLDALAKALQEEETLDGARVEEVLHPVRRVVPDQ
- the tsaA gene encoding tRNA (N6-threonylcarbamoyladenosine(37)-N6)-methyltransferase TrmO, coding for MFQDVGFTYRPIGLLRSPYSRRIDAPHQGTVTEGTHTGEPAIATLELQEWLDEEAIRDLSGFDRLWLIFAFHLSEGWRSSVKPPRGGPKRGVLATRSPHRPNSIGLSAVSLVKVEGKTLHLRGVDLLDGTPVLDIKPYVPYADAFPDSKAGWIDELDEKVGRYFAPGPRKPR